One part of the Kryptolebias marmoratus isolate JLee-2015 linkage group LG2, ASM164957v2, whole genome shotgun sequence genome encodes these proteins:
- the LOC112449832 gene encoding uncharacterized protein LOC112449832 has product MPRGKSRRRSEAARRRVEAVRTQGVGIPQASSDFVSHRGTGWRHKVKPWPRSEVTGLFHKLVVLERRPDKKLVLLIGDSHLRSFADSVVPVSNGDINFAVMCTPGACASKLRQEVLHSVTTCQPDAVCVMGSSNNLTSSINPEEAGQEFEQYLLTVCGRWPKVFCTGMVPRLTESRVKQETFQQEYHRRSAKLGIPFYPIADQLPLGRRDLWCHDGVHLSDDHGMLILSELMWIAAYEFLEKQEPKPLVRPQAAPAHVPRIVPRVVVKGVERPPPPPSSEWTTVTSDRKRNYSGESDSSCHSSKKRVVPDKMDGTPVALKECYIKLNPVRFSADMLVAMEKVSPSALDDVRTGNDTKPVEHPKKPAVSRTRRVRQQVSATPHVTSAAVGVELVSAKTTTPEEMGDFQRTQASPTGVQRSFHHL; this is encoded by the exons ATGCCTCGAGGAAAGTCTCGTCGCCGTTCCGAAGCTGCGCGTCGAAGAGTTGAGGCTGTTCGAACGCAAGGCGTCGGGATCCCCCAGGCCTCCAGTGATTTTGTTTCAC ACCGTGGCACTGGATGGCGTCACAAAGTGAAACCATGGCCCAGAAGTGAGGTCACTGGCCTCTTCCATAAGTTGGTCGTTCTTGAGCGACGCCCTGATAAGAAG cttgtTCTTCTTATCGGAGACTCACATCTCCGATCTTTTGCTGATTCAGTCGTTCCCGTGTCAAACGGCGACATTAATTTTGCTGTGATGTGCACTCCGGGTGCCTGTGCATCTAAACTGCGGCAAGAGGTGTTACACTCTGTAACAACTTGCCAACCAGACGCGGTGTGCGTGATGGGAAGTTCCAATAACTTGACAAGCAGTATAAATCCAGAAGAAGCAGGACAAGAATTTGAGCAGTATCTTCTCACAGTCTGTGGTCGCTGGCCTAAG GTTTTCTGTACTGGTATGGTTCCGCGTTTGACAGAGTCCAGGGTGAAACAAGAGACGTTCCAGCAAGAATATCATCGAAGGTCAGCAAAGCTAG GTATTCCATTTTATCCTATTGCAGACCAGCTACCCCTGGGACGGCGTGATCTGTGGTGCCATGATGGT gtcCACCTTAGCGATGATCACGGAATGCTGATCCTCAGTGAACTCATGTGGATTGCTGCCTATGAGTTTTTGGAGAAGCAAGAACCAAAGCCACTGGTTCGCCCTCAGGCTGCTCCTGCGCACGTACCGAGGATTGTGCCCCGTGTGGTTGTGAAGGGTGTGGAAcgtcctccacctccaccctctTCAGAGTGGACAACAGTGACATCCGACAGGAAG AGGAACTACTCGGGAGAATCTGACTCATCTTGTCATTCTTCCAAGAAAAGGGTGGTTCCTGATAAG ATGGATGGCACTCCAGTGGCCTTGAAGGAGTGTTACATCAAGTTGAATCCTGTCCGGTTCTCAGCTGACATGTTGGTTGCCATGGAAAAAGTCTCTCCATCGGCACTTGATGATGTTCGCACAGGCAACGAT ACAAAGCCTGTGGAACATCCAAAGAAACCAGCTGTCTCAAGGACCAGGCGTGTGAGGCAGCAG GTTTCAGCCACACCACACGTAACTTCTGCCGCTGTCGGTGTGGAGCTGGTGTCTGCTAAGACGACT ACGCCTGAGGAGATGGGTGACTTCCAGCGCACACAGGCATCACCCACAG GTGTTCAGAGGAGCTTCCACCACCTGTAA
- the LOC108249937 gene encoding uncharacterized protein LOC108249937, with amino-acid sequence MLMIPELLQVQRYVLTYRFSQDHLELLFNSIRASGGWNNNPSASQFQAIFRRLMVRCGVTPSENGNVAAQDNTVSLSAVEMSSPESKEEHPSPFASISAVLNDHSYLPTKFGGLVENALVYIAGFVVRQILRKLSCDLCRVSLIEDAAPSSFDESYHLLTLKNNGGLVIPSQGVVKVVRAAERVIRGASPKQPPKLSSVTHIVREEIGTEDVFQLGEHIEETQFGIDNHRSDLLSLVVSVFLKIRMHHIAKVTCLGLQKGSTRKKLCKTVLFQGF; translated from the exons ATGCTGATGATTCCTGAACTCCTCCAAGTGCAGCGGTATGTCCTCACATACAGGTTCAGCCAAGATCACTTGGAGCTCCTATTTAATTCCATCAGAGCGTCAG GTGGCTGGAATAACAACCCATCAGCAAGCCAGTTCCAGGCCATCTTTCGCCGGCTGATGGTTCGGTGTGGGGTTACACCTAGTGAGAATGGCAATGTGGCAGCACAAGACAAcactgtgtctctgtctgctgTGGAAATGTCTTCGCCTGAATCTAAGGAAGAGCATCCCTCTCCTTTTGCGAGTATTTCAGCTGTTCTGAATGACCATAGCTATCTTCCAACCAAGTTTGGTGGTCTAGTAGAAAATGCTTTGGTCTACATAGCCGGATTTGTCGTGAGGCAGATTCTGCGTAAACTGAGCTGTGACCTGTGTCGTGTCAGTTTGATTGAAGATGCTGCACCATCTTCATTTGATGAGAGCTACCACCTTCTCACTCTGAAGAACAATGGCGGCTTAGTGATTCCCTCACAAGGCGTAGTGAAGGTGGTGAGAGCTGCAGAGAGGGTGATTCGTGGTGCTTCACCAAAGCAACCTCCAAAGCTGTCCTCCGTCACACATATCGTCCGTGAAGAGATTGGAACAGAAGATGTTTTCCAGCTTGGGGAACACATTGAGGAGACACAATTTGGCATTGACAATCATCGTTCCGACTTGTTGTCATTggttgtgtctgtgtttctaaAGATAAGGATGCACCACATTGCAAAAGTCACCTGTCTTGGGTTGCAGAAAGGCAGCACCAGAAAAAAGCTCTGCAAAACTGTCCTATTTCAAGGCTTTTAG